In Babylonia areolata isolate BAREFJ2019XMU chromosome 19, ASM4173473v1, whole genome shotgun sequence, a single window of DNA contains:
- the LOC143293705 gene encoding uncharacterized protein LOC143293705 produces MSPRHKPHHPSPTPRDRKERNSRKSPITATTTTTPFSRPSSIPTLPDVHKAPSGGPHGNFLQTLLAEEQVEREGEEDNEEVGEVGNARGEGGRWTITTKSSSSSSSSSISSSRSEVVTKPKGKIVQEGHGHRLKTSDRSTKSRPGDTLTARSDKILTATWSDSGEPEDQGGLRRRRRSRDAGSTTTTTTTTTRRLSGGPVSSKKKLKHRLAHSYDVTQEEASYRLLSSPAASGWVGSPKAASLTERREDRSDVLLGGSSSSSASARPASGSTTVPWAAGECVLESAHGPTAAGKLSPAPTKISADSDASTSYSHQIPSDLEKKQTLQMGKAHHTEKTASESAAGVTKLRDSHLTSFISGSTEVTATALTPASISTYSTEEPTPSTKATARRTPEPSEAFNQWTTCRALGDTDDENDNENDDDDNDDDDVESPGPSRTSEAETRDLHNGGYDGYSHAANSSHLARRKRPLLLPPIMLPPLYTVKPTPFKFRDEVYFAGAASRARRPISDEEWDKLRDCRYLRIRTLRRHLKV; encoded by the exons ATGTCTCCCAGACACAaaccccatcacccctctcccaccccgcgGGACCGTAAGGAGAGGAATTCCAGGAAGTCtcccatcaccgccaccaccaccaccactcccttctctcGCCCCTCCTCTATCCCCACTCTCCCGGATGTACACAAAGCGCCCTCTGGCGGCCCCCACGGGAATTTCCTGCAAACCCTCTTGGCGGAAgaacaagtggagagagagggggaggaggataacgaggaggtgggggaggttggaaatgcgcggggggagggaggacggtgGACGATAACCaccaagagcagcagcagcagcagcagtagtagtatcagcagcagcagatctGAAGTCGTCACCAAACCGAAGGGCAAGATCGTTCAGGAAGGTCATGGACATCGTCTGAAGACCTCTGACCG ATCCACAAAATCGCGGCCTGGGGACACCCTGACGGCCAGGTCCGACAAGATCCTGACGGCCACCTGGTCGGACTCCGGGGAACCAGAGGACCAAGGCGGACTGCGGCGAAGGCGACGTTCTCGCGACGctggctccaccaccaccaccaccaccaccaccaccaggcggTTGTCGGGTGGTCCCGTGTCCTCCAAGAAAAAGCTCAAGCACCGACTTGCTCACAGCTACGACGTCACGCAGGAGGAAGCCTCCTACAGACTGCTCTCCTCGCCAGCTGCCTCGGGTTGGGTCGGTTCTCCTAAAGCTGCCTCACTGACCGAAAGACGCGAGGATCGTTCTGACGTCCTTCTtggaggttcttcttcttcttctgcctcagcCAGACCTGCTTCTGGATCAACGACTGTCCCCTGGGCGGCTGGGGAGTGTGTCCTTGAATCAGCACACGGCCCTACTGCTGCAGGAAAACTTAGCCCTGCACCCACCAAGATTTCCGCTGATTCAGACGCGTCTACGTCATATTCCCATCAGATTCCGTCAGACCTCGAGAAAAAGCAGACCCTGCAGATGGGAAAGGCACACCACACTGAGAAGACGGCTTCAGAGTCTGCTGCAGGTGTGACCAAGCTAAGGGACTCCCACTTAACCTCTTTCATTTCGGGGTCGACGGAGGTCACAGCGACAGCCTTGACCCCAGCCTCGATCTCGACCTATTCAACGGAAGAACCAACACCTTCCACCAAAGCCACAGCGAGAAGAACGCCAGAGCCTTCCGAAGCTTTCAACCAGTGGACCACCTGCCGAGCCCTCGGCGACACAGACGATGAAAACGACaatgaaaacgacgacgacgacaacgacgacgacgatgtcgaAAGCCCCGGACCTTCCAGAACGTCAGAAGCGGAAACACGTGACCTCCACAATGGCGGCTACGATGGTTACAGTCATGCGGCGAACAGCAGTCACTTGGCGAGAAGGAAGCGTCCACTTCTGTTGCCGCCCATTATGCTGCCTCCTCTGTACACGGTGAAACCCACGCCCTTCAAGTTCAGGGACGAGGTGTACTTCGCGGGCGCCGCGTCCCGTGCACGTAGGCCTATCAGTGACGAAGAGTGGGACAAACTGAGAGACTGCCGCTATCTGAGAATCCGGACTTTGAGACGACACCTTAAAGTGTGA